A genomic region of Arachis hypogaea cultivar Tifrunner chromosome 5, arahy.Tifrunner.gnm2.J5K5, whole genome shotgun sequence contains the following coding sequences:
- the LOC112800527 gene encoding uncharacterized protein, producing the protein MMHLQRQNLIEKGLYNAPATNPKAFISNTLSLFLCLQKKKERKMDRKGVLSLALICIVVAGVGGQSPAAAPTTTPATPAATTPAASPAQAQAPSSKPKSPAPVASPKSSPPASSPKAAATPVSTPAATPSKSVTPAPVAKAPASTPPAAAPVSTPPAPVSSPPAPVPPVSSPPAKSPPTPAPTSTPPVSSPPAPVVAPSAEVPSVAPAPTKSKKKTKKGKKHGAPAPSPDLLGPPAPPMGAPDASSPGPSTSANDESGAESIRCLKKVLGCLALGWASLVLIF; encoded by the exons ATGATGCATCTCCAACGTCAAAATCTGATAGAAAAGGGCCTATATAATGCACCCGCTACAAACCCCAAGGCCTTCATCTCTAACACACTCTCACTCTTTCTCtgtctgcaaaaaaaaaaagaaaggaaaatggaTCGCAAAGGTGTTCTCTCCCTCGCATTGATCTGCATTGTCGTCGCCGGCGTCGGAGGTCAATCCCCGGCGGCAGCCCCGACTACAACCCCGGCAACTCCTGCTGCTACTACTCCAGCAGCATCTCCAGCTCAAGCACAAGCTCCTTCTTCAAAGCCAAAATCACCGGCGCCGGTTGCTTCTCCCAAGTCATCTCCGCCAGCTTCGTCTCCGAAGGCCGCCGCAACACCGGTGTCAACTCCAGCTGCAACTCCGTCAAAGTCAGTTACTCCAGCTCCGGTGGCCAAGGCTCCAGCATCGACACCACCTGCGGCTGCTCCAGTGAGCACTCCACCGGCACCAGTGAGTTCTCCACCAGCTCCGGTTCCTCCCGTCAGCTCGCCGCCGGCGAAGTCTCCACCTACACCCGCACCGACAAGCACTCCTCCTGTAAGTTCTCCACCAGCACCTGTGGTAGCACCAAGCGCTGAGGTTCCTTCTGTTGCTCCTGCTCCCACGAAGTCAAAGAAGAAGACTAAGAAGGGTAAGAAGCACGGTGCACCTGCACCCTCACCGGATTTGCTTGGCCCTCCAGCACCGCCGATGGGAGCTCCTGATGCTTCGTCCCCTGGTCCTTCTACTTCTGCCAATGACGAG AGTGGAGCTGAATCCATCAGATGCTTGAAGAAGGTGTTGGGATGCTTAGCTTTGGGCTGGGCTTCCCTTGTTTTGATCTTCTAA
- the LOC112800529 gene encoding FRIGIDA-like protein 3, with the protein MNMPDMEQAGEDVQSLMGQLAQAFIELEARKEASETKIQWDEIKQHFQKLEVTMNRKLEEIEAKEKEYEQKELEMNALLAEREAEVASREQDLLDRVQDLKDAAVSAIVEARANHQTATLESVENGENKENKVSSSIGDANSPEEDFPHKSGENTDGVATEIRPRPELTQFCEHMDAKGLLNYVLENEHNLSVIREDICIALEHATEPARLVLDSLEGFYPTNETTEPKDKMDDALQGMRKSCIIIMEAMANLLAKADPGADHLLNPETKQQAKAIADEWRSKLASADVDAANGNSLEAEAFLQLLSTFRIASEFAEEQLCKLLQAAAQCRQAPELCRSIGLTHKVPAIVDLLINEGTQIAAVHFIHSFQLEEAFPTVPLLKVYLKNLRRNSQVRAGNVGDIAIAKNDANARELAGLKTVINCIKEYNLEADYPLDSLLKRVGQLEKSKNPDRKRSGDFNKRPPSKKPRMNSGYHRSSGGSAAPAGVMVRQHPPVRAAAYAGIPDRYPHAGTAMYNYQVPGQAMYAQPSNAAPNRGRYMSSGLQSSHKLYM; encoded by the exons ATGAATATGCCTGACATGGAGCAAGCTGGGGAAGACGTGCAGTCTCTGATGGGGCAGCTTGCTCAGGCATTTATTGAATTAGAAGCACGGAAGGAGGCTTCAGAGACTAAAATCCAGTGGGATGAAATTAAGCAACATTTCCAAAAGCTTGAGGTGACAATGAATAGGAAGCTTGAAGAGATTGAAGCCAAGGAGAAGGAGTACGAACAGAAAGAATTAGAAATGAATGCATTACTTGCTGAGAGAGAGGCAGAGGTTGCTTCTAGAGAGCAGGACCTCCTGGATCGGGTTCAAGATCTTAAAGATGCCGCTGTTTCTGCCATTGTGGAGGCTCGTGCAAATCACCAGACTGCGACTTTAGAGTCTGTAGAAAATGGGGAGAACAAAGAAAACAAGGTAAGCAGCTCTATTGGTGATGCTAATTCCCCAGAGGAAGACTTTCCTCATAAATCAGGTGAAAATACTGATGGCGTGGCTACTGAGATTAGGCCGCGTCCAGAGCTAACTCAGTTTTGTGAGCATATGGATGCAAAAGGTCTTCTGAATTATGTTCTGGAGAACGAACATAATCTCTCTGTTATTCGTGAAGATATCTGTATTGCATTAGAGCATGCTACTGAACCAGCACGTTTGGTGCTGGATTCACTAGAGGGGTTTTACCCCACCAATGAAACTACCGAACCAaaagataaaatggatgatgcccTTCAGGGCATGCGCAAATCCTGTATTATAATTATGGAAGCCATGGCCAATTTATTGGCAAAGGCTGACCCAGGTGCAGACCACCTTCTGAACCCTGAAACTAAGCAGCAAGCCAAGGCAATTGCTGATGAGTGGAGGTCCAAGTTAGCTAGCGCAGACGTTGATGCTGCCAATGGAAATTCATTGGAAGCAGAGGCTTTTCTGCAGCTTCTTTCAACTTTTAGGATTGCTTCAGAGTTTGCTGAAGAACAACTCTGCAAGCTTTTACAAGCTGCTGCTCAGTGCAGGCAGGCACCTGAGCTCTGCCGATCTATTGGGTTAACTCACAAAGTGCCAG CTATTGTAGACTTATTGATAAATGAAGGGACACAAATTGCTGCTGTACATTTTATTCACTCCTTCCAGCTTGAAGAAGCATTCCCGACTGTGCCTCTTCTGAAGGTATATCTCAAGAACTTGAGGAGAAACTCACAAGTCCGGGCTGGAAATGTGGGTGATATTGCAATTGCTAAG AATGATGCCAATGCAAGAGAGTTGGCTGGACTGAAGACAGTGATCAATTGTATCAAAGAATACAATCTTGAAGCTGACTACCCACTTGATTCCCTTCTGAAAAGGGTTGGTCAACTAGAGAAGTCAAAGAATCCGGATAGAAAGAGAAGTGGAGACTTTAACAAGCGTCCTCCATCAAAGAAGCCGAGGATGAATTCAGGTTATCATCGTTCATCTGGGGGTAGTGCTGCTCCGGCCGGTGTTATGGTTAGGCAACATCCACCAGTTAGGGCAGCTGCATATGCAGGGATTCCAGATAGGTATCCTCATGCTGGTACTGCTATGTATAATTATCAAGTTCCTGGCCAAGCTATGTACGCTCAACCATCCAATGCTGCTCCTAACCGAGGTCGATATATGAGTAGTGGTTTGCAGTCGTCACACAAGCTGTACATGTGA
- the LOC112800530 gene encoding metal transporter Nramp3.2 yields the protein MPPQQPLLEPEEDTAYDSSEKVVVAVGVEDEYGDDVEAPPFSWKKLWLFTGPGFLMSIAFLDPGNLEGDLQSGAIAGYSLLWLLMWATLMGLLIQLLSARLGVATGRHLAELCREEYPPWARIVLWLMTELALIGSDIQEVIGSAIAIRILSNGFVPLWAGVVITALDCFIFLFLENYGVRKLEAFFAVLIGIMALSFAWMFGEAKPNGVDVLLGVLVPKLSSRTIKQAVGVVGCIIMPHNVFLHSALVQSRQIDQSKKGRVQEALNYYSIESTLALAVSFIINIFVTTVFAKGFYGTEIADSIGLVNAGTYLQEKYGGGLFPILYIWGIGLLAAGQSSTITGTYAGQFIMGGFLNLRLKKWVRALITRCCAIIPTMIVALIFDTSEESLDILNEWLNVLQSVQIPFALIPLLCLVSKEQIMGTFRIGPVLKIFSWLVAALVIVINGYLLLDFFSSEVNGAVFAVVVCALTAAYVAFVIYLIARAVSFSPWQSLDRSKATSTEN from the exons ATGCCACCCCAACAACCCCTCCTGGAGCCAGAAGAGGACACGGCCTACGACTCCTCCGAGAAGGTGGTGGTGGCGGTGGGAGTGGAGGATGAGTACGGCGATGACGTGGAGGCGCCGCCCTTCTCGTGGAAGAAACTGTGGCTGTTCACTGGGCCGGGGTTCTTGATGAGCATAGCGTTTCTTGACCCAGGGAACTTGGAGGGGGATCTTCAGTCGGGTGCGATTGCAGGCTACTCGCTGCTCTGGCTGCTCATGTGGGCCACGCTAATGGGCCTTCTGATTCAGCTGCTTTCGGCCAGGCTCGGGGTGGCCACAGGGCGGCACCTGGCTGAGCTGTGCAGGGAGGAGTACCCGCCATGGGCCAGGATTGTGTTGTGGCTCATGACTGAGTTGGCTCTTATTGGCTCCGACATACAAGAGGTTATTGGCAGCGCTATTGCTATCCGGATTCTCAGTAACGGATTTGTTCCTCTATGGGCTGGTGTCGTCATTACTGCTCTTGATTG ttttatttttctatttctcgagAACTATGGTGTGAGGAAATTGGAGGCATTTTTTGCTGTTCTGATTGGCATAATGGCGCTCTCATTTGCATGGATGTTCGGTGAAGCAAAACCCAATGGGGTTGATGTTCTTCTTG GTGTTTTGGTTCCTAAACTTAGCTCCAGAACTATAAAGCAAGCTGTTGGAGTTGTTGGTTGCATCATTATGCCTCACAACGTGTTCTTGCATTCCGCTCTCGTTCAGTCAAGGCAGATTGATCAAAGCAAGAAAGGCCGCGTTCAAGAAGCTCTTAATTACTACTCCATAGAGTCCACCTTGGCCCTTGCAGTCTCTTTCATCATCAATATTTTCGTCACGACTGTGTTTGCCAAGGGCTTTTACGGTACTGAAATAGCCGATAGTATTGGTCTTGTAAATGCAGGGACTTATCTTCAGGAGAAATATGGGGGTGGATTATTCCCAATCCTATATATATGGGGCATTGGTTTGTTAGCAGCAGGGCAAAGTAGCACTATAACTGGTACATATGCTGGGCAATTCATCATGGGAGGTTTTCTCAATTTAAGGCTGAAGAAATGGGTGAGGGCGTTAATTACCCGATGCTGCGCAATCATCCCAACCATGATAGTCGCTCTTATCTTTGATACCTCGGAGGAATCTTTAGATATCCTGAATGAATGGCTTAATGTTCTTCAGTCAGTTCAAATCCCATTTGCTCTTATTCCCTTGCTTTGCTTGGTGTCCAAGGAACAGATAATGGGCACTTTCAGAATTGGTCCTGTCCTCAag ATTTTTTCTTGGCTGGTGGCTGCTCTGGTGATAGTGATCAATGGCTATCTTTTGCTAGACTTCTTCTCCTCTGAAGTGAATGGAGCAGTGTTTGCCGTTGTAGTGTGTGCACTAACAGCTGCTTATGTTGCATTTGTAATATACCTTATTGCGCGTGCTGTTTCCTTTTCTCCTTGGCAAAGTTTAGATCGATCAAAGGCAACTAGCACAGAGAACTGA
- the LOC112800528 gene encoding aspartic proteinase 36, with protein MARAWTLFTLILWVAELVLWGDGSDVLLLQTAEKGSPPAMILPLHLSAPNSSNFNFNHHRQLRGSHPNARMRLHDDLLRNGYYTTRLWIGTPPQRFALIVDTGSTVTYVPCSTCQHCGTHQDPSFQPDLSKTYHPVKCTSRCNCDNKKNQCTYERRYAEMSSSSGVLGEDVVSFGNQSDLAPQRAVFGCENVETGDLYSQHADGIMGLGRGELSIMDQLVEKKVVSDSFSLCYGGMDVGGGAMVLGGMSSPADMVFTHSDRHRSPYYNINLKEIHVAGKRLPLNTKVFNGKHGTVLDSGTTYAYLPQFAFLAFKHAIMKEAKSLKRIPGPDPNYNDICFSGAGIDVSQLSNKFPAVDMVFDNGHKLSLSPENYLFRHSKVRGAYCLGVFPNENDLTTLLGGIIVRNTLVMYDREHSKIGFWKTNCSELWQRLHISDAPPPVPPNVKGTNSSNSTSLEPSVAPSATLYNLHQDELQIAQITIVISFNISYLDMKPFITELAGLIAHELDVNASQVHLMNFTSFGNGSLSQWVITPRTYADYISNTTAISIIAQLSEHGIRLPETFGNYKLLSWNVEPPRKRSWLQQYYLVVALAVMLTLLLLVAALGIFLILKNREEIVHSYKPVDVVVPEQELQPL; from the exons ATGGCGCGAGCTTGGACTCTGTTCACTCTGATTCTATGGGTGGCAGAGTTGGTTCTTTGGGGAGATGGAAGCGATGTGTTACTGCTGCAAACTGCAGAGAAGGGCTCTCCTCCTGCCATGATTCTCCCTCTCCATCTCTCTGCTCCTAATTCTTCCAACTTCAACTTTAATCATCATCGCCAACTTCGAGGATCCCACCCTAACGCTCGCATGAGACTCCACGACGATCTCCTCCGAAACGG GTACTATACCACGCGGCTATGGATCGGTACTCCGCCGCAGAGGTTTGCTCTTATTGTGGATACGGGGAGTACTGTTACTTATGTTCCTTGCTCTACTTGCCAACACTGTGGTACGCACCAG GATCCAAGTTTCCAGCCAGACTTGTCAAAAACCTATCATCCTGTCAAATGCACCTCGCGATGTAACTGTGATAATAAGAAGAATCAGTGCACATATGAGAGACGGTATGCTGAAATGAGTAGTAGTAGCGGGGTCCTGGGTGAGGATGTCGTATCCTTTGGAAATCAGAGTGACCTTGCCCCACAGCGTGCTGTTTTTGGCTGTGAAAACGTTGAGACTGGTGATCTGTACAGTCAGCATGCTGATGGCATCATGGGTTTGGGCCGCGGTGAATTAAGTATCATGGATCAACTGGTTGAAAAAAAAGTAGTAAGTGACTCGTTCTCACTTTGCTATGGTGGAATGGATGTTGGTGGAGGTGCAATGGTTCTTGGTGGCATGTCTTCCCCAGCAGACATGGTTTTTACACATTCAGATCGTCATCGAAG TCCATATTATAATATCAATCTGAAGGAGATACATGTTGCGGGGAAAAGATTGCCTCTAAACACAAAGGTGTTCAATGGAAAACATGGAACTGTCTTGGATAGTGGCACAACTTATGCATACCTACCACAATTTGCATTTCTCGCTTTTAAACATGCC ATTATGAAGGAAGCCAAGTCTTTGAAGCGAATCCCTGGTCCAGATCCAAATTACAATGATATATGTTTCTCTGGTGCTGGGAT TGATGTCTCTCAACTCTCTAATAAATTTCCAGCTGTTGACATGGTATTTGATAACGGTCACAAATTGTCACTGTCACCTGAAAATTACTTGTTCCGG CATTCAAAGGTGCGAGGTGCATATTGTCTTGGGGTTTTCCCAAATGAAAATGATCTAACTACCCTCTTAGGAG gtaTCATTGTCCGTAACACACTTGTAATGTATGATCGTGAGCATTCAAAAATTGGTTTCTGGAAAACTAATTGTTCTGAGTTATGGCAAAGACTACACATATCAGATGCCCcaccacctgtgcctccaaatgtTAAAGGAACAAACTCATCCAATTCCACTTCACTAGAGCCTTCAGTTGCTCCATCTGCAACACTGTATAATTTACATCAAG ATGAACTCCAAATTGCTCAAATTACAATTGTAATTTCATTTAACATTAGCTACTTGGATATGAAGCCTTTCATTACTGAATTGGCCGGACTCATAGCTCATGAGCTGGATGTTAATGCTTCACAG GTTCACTTAATGAATTTTACTTCTTTTGGAAATGGTTCTCTCTCTCAATGGGTCATAACCCCAAGGACATATGCTGATTACATTTCTAACACCACAGCAATT AGTATAATTGCCCAGCTTTCTGAACATGGAATACGACTTCCTGAGACATTTGGAAATTATAAGTTACTTAGTTGGAATGTTGAGCCTCCACGGAAACG GAGTTGGTTGCAACAATATTATTTGGTTGTGGCTCTGGCTGTTATGCTTACATTGCTTCTACTAGTAGCAGCCTTAGGAAtattcttaattttgaaaaacagagaggAAATTGTGCACTCGTACAAGCCAGTTGATGTGGTTGTGCCAGAGCAGGAACTTCAGCCATTATGA